The genomic segment tatttaaccgctACACGGGTTAATTTATCACCTTAATTGAACTAAGATTAATTGTAAGccatcacatgaaataacaatacactgcaacattgattaaaagattaatctaaaacCTACCCTTTAACTCATATGATGATTAACCTATACTTAAGTGagattaatataagcaacttaaatatgattatatctcaaacacatttatAGAATTATCTAAACTTGACTTTATTTGTTAaaggagaaaatctaaatctagatcaaatgccgcaatacaaataattaccaaacaagaaaattaaacgaactccaaaatttacaatatttggcatggaggtagattatgattttagaggaacattggcgaaagaatcgccgaaatcggagttgaattgGAGGAGATATGGCTATCGGAAGATTTACCGAAAAGATAAATCTGTAAATTAAAAAGGACTACTGTTTCGCGAACTCGGTCTACGGAATTTGTGGACCAGAGTGGGTGTGAGGGTGGTGCACCGTGGACCGGACTTGGATGGACTCGGTTTATGGTCCGTGGACCGGTGTGGGCTGCGGGTGtgcggtccaccgtggaccaggCCGGTGGACTGGCCCGTGGGGCCCACATACCGGTGAGAGGGGGGGCACCAAAGGATAAGGCCGATCGGCCCTTTTCCCGTGTGGCACAGAGAGGCAGAGTGAGGGGCAGCCAGAGAGAGGGAGCGGCGGCGGAAGGGAGGTGGTCGGCCGGGCGGGGCGGCTGGCGAGCGgccgaggagggaggagaatCCGGCCGGGGAGAAGGAAGGCCGGTGGCGGGACGGCAAGAGGGGTGACCGGGGCGATGAAGGCGGCGCTGCGCGGCTGCTCGAGTTGGGCAgcgccgggagagaggaagaggcgACCGGAGAGGGTGGCGCGCCCGGAGGTGGTCGGAGCAGCGCGCGGGCTGGTGGAGCAGAGGGAGGCGCCGGAGAAGAAGGTCGGCCGGGGCGATGAAGGCGCAGGCGGACCAGCAGCTCAGGCCAGCCGAGCGGCACGGCGCGGCGTGGGGCGCGAGAAGCCGGGAAGGAGCAgcgcgcggcggcgacggcggcgcgacGCGTGCTGGCGCTCGACGGCGCGACGCGCACTGCGGCGGTGCCACGGGCAGCGTGGAGCGCGCGGGAGCGGCGACCGAGAGGCCGGCAGGGTGGGGCGGGTCGGCGCGGTGGAACGCGGTGCGCGGACAGCGCTCAGGAAGGGAGCAGCACGGTGGCATAGGCGGACGGCGCGCACGGGATGGCGGCGTGAGCCGGTGGCTCGGATTCGGGCGGAGCTGAACAGAGGGAGAGGGTGAGTAGAGTAGGGAACTCACCATGGACGAATGGCGATGACACGGTAGGGGCGGCGCGTCAAGCAGAGGAAGGCCGGCGGCGCAAAGCACCACCGGGGCGGCTGGGACAGTGCGCGCGATGGCACGCACGGCGGCAACAGCGCGCTGGCGGGATGCGTAGCACGGGGAAGAGGAAGGGAGCGCGGAGGGAGGCTCACCAATGGCGAGCTGGCGTGCATGGCGGTCGGTGGCGCGGCAGTGCCGACTGGGACGACGGTGGCTTTAAGCGGCGGCCTTGTACCGTGGCGGAGCTCGGCTGTGATGTGTATGCCTGTGTgtgtgaaggaggaggagagcagaggagCTGCTGCTGTGTATATGGCGTGGGGGAGGAcgcttgcaggtgaaggaagAGAAGCCAATTTGGCTTTGGTTGCCGGCGAAAGATCAGAGGGAGGTGTGATGCACGGTGAGCTGAGAGAGGACTTTTGTGCATGATGAACAGAGAGAAGCATGGGGAAGGGGATGGgctgaggagagagaaggagagatgagagagataTTTGTGTAACCAATTGATGTATTTGAGTTTGTAATGATTTAATTTGAATAGGTTAAATTGAACTAaattggaataattcaaatgagtttgaattagaaattgaaATGACTTAAATTGAATTGGATTGGCAATTCAATCTGGATTTGAATTGGAAATTGACAAGACTTTATAACGAGGATTCAAATTGCATGTTGATTGAATAAACGTATTCGAATTCGAAAACGGATGAATGGTCATTTAAGgaatgatttgaattgaattagaTTGGATTTGCAAATGATTGAACTTGGCATGAATTGAATATAATGCGAGTTATGCGAATTGCATGCGGGTACGAAATCGATAATGATTGATGAATCTggatttgagattgattcaaaaagagtaatcgaatttggatttgaaacaAAGTTTggcataattcaaataagggtatttgaattaggaataaTATTTGAACGGGAAGCATCGGGATTTGGGTAAATCAATGAATTGGGAAATTGAATTGGACTATAACTCGAATGATTCGAATTGCATTCACATGCAATTTGATTAGGATTTAGATGAATATGGATCGGAGTAAATCAAAATGAGATTCAACTGACATGATTTCAGAATGAGGATTTAAATATGAATTTGGCTCGgagatatttgggattaaattcaaataggagtatttgaattcggATCTGAAATTGGATTAGGGAATTGCCGAGATAACTAGAATAGATTCGAACTGAGAAACATACAACACtcgaatcgccacacaaagaaccataagaacaataaaccaaaatgcatatgctcaatttatgcaacgattaatttagaaattaacttagtgatctttggaatacttagccaaaataatatatttgaatatatacatacaagtatatacacatcaaatatatacttccttggttttatactagtttaataattagaaaaagttttaatttggagcgaattttgctatatttttatatgctaaaattcagggtgttacagataCAGGGCAACAGTTTTCGGAAACGGCTCGTTGACTCATGCCGTGGCATGACTTGAGGCCATGATCTCCTGCTTTATCGTCACATTGTATTTAATGCCTGACGCATGCGGAGCAGTTAGAGCAGTAACCCGAGGAGCTTGACGCACCACACCGCCTCACGTGCATGTTTTCCCACTGTAATCATGATCTCCTGTtaggaaaaaaatattctcaccactacccaaaATCTCCGCAACGACGGTTCAACTTTCAAACCTGACCAGTGATAAGTCTTCTCCTCCCTGTCCTCTCGTATTGATTAGAAAACCTACTCGGATGGACCAACTTCTCGAGGGCTCGCTTAAGAACTCGGAGGCGTTCAGAACCCCGAGTAGATGATCTAAGAAACCCAAGAACCTGATCTGACACATCATCCCAATCAGGAACAcgagtcttactcgatgacGTGGTCGAACAAAACACTTATCTTTGTTGGCCAAGCACTTGACCCGTCGAaacctcatttcacgtacttgTAGGGAGCTTGATGGTGAGTactggatagttaccatatctagGCACTCTAGGATTTCCAGcaattctcggggcatatctctatcttcgGAAAATGGATCTCTGaatgaaaggaaactactcTTAGGTACACATAATATCTCATAAGCATGGAAGTTTATCTGCAACAATATGAAGGAAGATTTCAGAGGACGTACGACGCCCCCTATATATGCGGAGCCTAGAGCCCTTGCGGAGGATAGACCATTAGTAGTCGAACAAGTCATACAAGCCAGAAGATACCATAACCTGAGTAAGGAAGTCGCCAACTAGATTTAAATCTATCTAGATTAGCCACACACCCCCTTAACAGGGTCTGATCAATACACGATaattattatcctcagggaggtcCGAACTGTCTAAAACCCCTCTATGTGTTcctttgattcgtctactcgaaaCATCCTCTTTCATTCTATAAATTTGTAAGATCGACGTTCACCAATCATCAACAATATATATTTACGGCTAGTTCTTTGCCCAATGGAGCTAAAATAAAGCCAAGTATCGCCGTCTGCTACCCAAAATGAAGCTGAGGATCAAAATACACACATCTGGCTACATTGCCTACATACCTAGCTACGCACGCATGCTTCAAACTATGTACGTTAATTAAGTTCAAGCATGCAACAACTACTACATGCTACTCCACCTTCTCTTCGAGCTCGGGGCATTGTCGTCGTTGATGTCCTCGTCGGTCAACACCAGCACCGACTAATGCAAGTTGTCGGAGTCCTTCTCCTCAGCCTTCTTGACTGCGGCGGGACCCAAGCCAGTGTCTTCACCAAAGTATTAGTCATCATCGTTGTAGTAATCGACGTCGGCatcctcgggctcctcctcagGATACACCTCGTCGTCACCGTCCGAGATgtcgccgacctcctcctcgggctcctcctTGCTCGGAGCGTCGTTGGTGACCTTGCCATTTCCAAGGTCCTCCGACTCGCTGTCGTTGTCATAGCCGGAGTCCGCATCGGACCACGCTCCTCCACTGGCTGCTCCTCTGGTGACTCCTTGGGCTCGAGCGGCTCCACCACGGGCACGGGTGCGATGCATGCCATCTCCCACCACGGGCATTCCACCACCATCTCCCACCATGGGCGTGCCGCTGACTGTGAGCTAGATGGCGAGGGCAATGCAGAAAGCTCGAAAGGCAATGGTGGAGGGGACTCGAGCGCGAACAGCGATAGCGGCGGGGACTCGAGCAGGTACgaagaggaaaaggaggaaGCCATGTCATGGATCGGCGCTGAAAGGCGAGCTAGGGCAAGAACATAGAAGAGTCGAGCGAGACCTAAGAGTGTGGAGTGACAAAATCCTAACCTCTTCCTGCGCGAATAAAAGCACCAAACCGGCGCCTAGATTTCCAGAAGAATCTACGTATTTCCATGACAGTTAATAAAAGTCATCTGTGAATTAATGGCCAAACCAGAGTCCGAGACCCACCCATGAACTCTTAGCTATTCTCGGTGCTTTGTTTCTTAGGTGATATCTAAGACAAAGATAGAGTAAAAAattgatattaaaaaataaacttataATAAATACATGTGTCTGACTAGTTTCTTAATATCtttcaaaataatttattttctcataaaCACCTAGGATTGCTCAAAGAGCTAGTTTATTTCATAAAAGATAAGATTATTCTCTTTCATCTTTAAATTATTTGCCacgtcatttttttttttaggtgaGCATCTAATTATCTAAGAAACTAGCATATAGAGGCTATAGTATTCGAGACGTCAAGTATCTATAGATGTCTGTGATTAGGTGATAAGGCAGACGGCTACAATTAAGCTGCCCTCCAAAGCCGTCTGCCATAACTAACGACTTTTTAGCTTCGACCAATTAGCAGACAGCTATTGATGAGTGCTATCTGTGATTTAAATATCGCAGTCGTATTACTCCATTTGCCGTCTTTGATATGGCATCATTGATGTGGCATTATGTAGTAGTGGCAAACAATTATGTAGTTGGCACATAGCTAGACAAGGGTTGGCCCTTCTCGTCAAAAGAAATTATTGTGGGAGTCTAATAACTGATTTTTTATGAATACTCCAAACAAAACTTGAAATTGGACTAAAAAAAGTCCCACATTTGCTCATGTCAATCGAATACAGAAGCGCAAGCATGTATACAGGGTACAGGCTGACTAAATGAACTAATCTTTGGCTAACAAGTTCACTTGACAAAATTCAGATGACTCTGGTATATATAAGTTtgacaagaatttttggaccaaCAGTTTGACAATCTTTTTCGCCGGCACCATTTGCTGACTATGCCTCCTAACCAGCCCTGTTCAGTGAGACCGAAGAATCCTGTTTACCGTCTGGTTTCCGCTGAAAGAGAATTCGCCAAGCTAGATTATTTCTAGCCTAAAAGGCATAGGGCTAATATATTCTCTTCTGTGcaagtgcatatatatgatatgaGAGCAAGTAATATAATTCTTCCAATAAGAGGATATTCTTTATATAACTGTAATGGGCAACATCTTTTTAATTTCTGATGGTGTATATCAGTCTCTAACCCTGAtctaaaattagaaaaaaagagaagaagataaaAGCACCCTTGCGCGAGAACTACCTGCATCTAGCTACCAAATCACGCTTATTTCCCTCAGACACCTCTAAGATGTAATGTACAGATTAATAAAATCGACGGCTCCGTTCCATGCATATTTTGCattgcgcatgcatgcatgaagcgATTTAGGATAGTTCACTGAAACATGTTGTGGCTACTGCTGAAGGTTGAGCCGAGACCGGAGTAGATCTGCATCTGGGTGAGTATATGCTCGAAATTGTCGTTGGACTTCTCGATAGGGTGTGTGTGGGTACCCTCATACGTCGTCACCACCACGCCCTCGTCCCTCGACAGCCGCTGCACCTGCTTCTTCACGTTGCAACCTTGGTGTGTGCATCTGTAGTAGCTTCTGCACCCATCCATGCATcaagagaaaaatgaaaaattaatAACAAATTAGCTCGTTCCATACATGCATAAAGAAAACTCAAAACGAAGTGAAAAGTGTGCTGGAAAgatatatgtgcatgtgtgtgtgCCTGCGCGCGCGCATGCACATATGGGAGTGTAAACTGTTAAATATTTCCACTAAGAATGGATAGTTGTAATATCCAGTATATCCatgcaacaaaatttgttcACGAGGTAATTATGTTACTCTTAATTGGATGACATTGAACAATAGGTGTGTACTACAACTATCCTTGATGCATATCGTGTAAGGGCATGTGCAGTTCTTGGTATATCTAGCTAGCTGGAGTATGTACGGCGATGAGTCTAAGCAAAGAAGTGTTTCTTCGAAACCATAGAACCAATACTTCTTTTTAACAGAAAGGGGATGATCGAATTTAGTGCTTTGGAGTGACAAAAGTTCATTTAATGCTGCAGAACACAAAAAGATACTAATGTGCTCTATATTTGCATTTTTGCACATTAAATAAATTTAATGTTGGACATTTCTCTTAATTTCATATAGTTATTTCTCCATATCTGATCTACTTTCTAATAATCCTATTCTTTGGAGTGTTCACGTATTTCCATTAACAGTGTATGCTTAATCTGTGAACTTTAGGTcactcaaaaggaaaaaaagtgcTCATATCCTTTGGAGGCCTAAAGAGACCACTTTTTGTGCTCTTAGAGCTGAGACACGTCAAGATGGCGACTGGATTAGCTAGATAACAAGGATCGATAAATACAACAACACTCAAATAGAATATATTCGGTAATTAAACAGGTGGGTGGATCAAATTATTCTAGGTCAAACTCGATCGCCATCAGCTCCCTATTTATTGAATGATGGATGCCCACCAGAAACATGTGAAACTAGTCGTTTTCAtctagatgatgaagatgagatATGTCCTTATCTTATGTAAGCAACCACTAGCAGAGCTTGGAAGATTCATTGGGACTCCATCTCACCTACTTTCTCCGAACCCTACTGAAAAA from the Phragmites australis chromosome 19, lpPhrAust1.1, whole genome shotgun sequence genome contains:
- the LOC133900167 gene encoding uncharacterized protein LOC133900167, yielding MKAQADQQLRPAERHGAAWGARSREGAARGGDGGATRAGARRRDAHCGGATGSVERAGAATERPAGWGGSARWNAGRRVKQRKAGGAKHHRGGWDSARDGTHGGNSALAGCVARGRGRERGGRLTNGELACMAVGGAAVPTGTTVALSGGLVPWRSSAVMCMPVCVKEEESRGAAAVYMAWGRTLAGEGREANLALVAGERSEGGVMHGELREDFCA